A genomic segment from Glycine soja cultivar W05 chromosome 20, ASM419377v2, whole genome shotgun sequence encodes:
- the LOC114402032 gene encoding LOW QUALITY PROTEIN: uncharacterized protein LOC114402032 (The sequence of the model RefSeq protein was modified relative to this genomic sequence to represent the inferred CDS: inserted 1 base in 1 codon), translating into MEEFASQADLEIPEPEILETDPATQEDVVEATPDTTPQPLPVTTPLKGDILPWRAKPPQLGNPAGNLIEDLFKQRWQDHRRQITSAPSTSFSSLAFYVGNNTNNCSNKFKGLLGLKDDDLGSTVVLVVTIMLEGCSIYQRISLHNHGSYQSLXKAISQMFMNDDDDDDGDSTSDDDLDHSNAILGHLIAYEDMENNLLLAGDLSWKDFVHVVKRIDILPIKGNSKKSTRGAYMMIITCIIWYEEVLFM; encoded by the exons ATGGAGGAGTTTGCTTCtcag GCTGACTTAGAGATTCCAGAGCCAGAGATCCTAGAGACTGACCCAGCTACTCAGGAGGACGTTGTGGAGGCTACTCCCGACACGACTCCACAGCCATTACCAGTGACCACACCT CTGAAAGGTGATATCTTGCCATGGAGGGCTAAGCCCCCTCAGTTGGGGAATCCTGCTGGGAACTTAAT AGAAGACTTGTTTAAACAAAGATGGCAAGATCATAGAAGACAAATCACAAGTGCACCTtcaacttctttttcttctttggctTTCTATGTTGGTAACAACACCAACAATTGTAGTAACAAATTCAAAGGGCTCCTTGGGCTTAAGGATGATGATCTTGGCTCCACTGTGGTTCTTGTAGTGACAATAATGCTAGAGGGTTGTTCCATCTACCAGCGCATCAGCCTCCATAACCATGGTAGTTACCAAAGCC TCAAGGCCATAAGTCAAATGTTTatgaatgatgatgatgatgatgatggagacAGTACTAGTGATGATGATCTTGACCACTCTAATGCCATTCTTGGTCACCTTATTGCATATGAGGACATGGAGAACAATCTTCTTCTAGCTGGCGACCTTAGTTGGAA GGACTTTGTACATGTAGTAAAGAGAATTGATATACTTCCGATCAAGGGGAATTCAAAAAAAAGTACAAGAGGGGCATACATGATGATCATCACTTGCATAATATGGTATGAGGAAGTTTTGTTCATGTAA